The window GACCTCGGTAGAGGCGATTACCGATACTGTGTACCGCGTTCGAATGATCCCGGAAGCTGATTTCAGTTTCCGCGCAGGACAATATTTGATGGTGGTCATGGACGAGCGTGATAAGCGTCCGTTCTCTCTGGCTTCTACGCCGATGGAGAAAGACATCATTGAACTTCATATCGGTGCATCTGAGCTGAATCTCTACGCCATGGCGGTGATGGAACGTATCCAGCAGCAGCGTCAGATTACCGTTGATATTCCGCACGGAGATGCATGGCTGCGTGAAGAGGGCGATCGTCCTCTGGTGCTGATTGCCGGAGGAACCGGTTTCTCCTACGCGCGATCGATTCTTCTGACGGCGCTATCGCAGCAGCCCGATCGCCATATCGCCATTTACTGGGGCGGGCGTGAGCTGAAGCACCTCTACGATCTCGATGAGCTGAACGCCCTGGCGATTAAGCATCCGAACCTGAAGGTTGTACCGGTTGTTGAGCAGGCGGAAGAGGGCTTTACCGGCCGTACGGGTACGGTACTGACCGCCGTGATGCAGGATTACGGTAGCCTGGCCGATCACGACATTTATATTGCTGGCCGCTTTGAGATGGCGAAGATTGCCCGTGAACGTTTCTGCGCTGAGCGTGGCGCTCAGGAAGCGCGCATGTTTGGCGACGCGTTTGCTTTCTTCTGAGGTAAGAGGGCAGCGAACCTGCCCTGTTCATCACCAGCATGAAAAAACCCGCCCCTGACAGGCGGGAAATTAAACAGTAAAACTGCCAGTCTAACGTATCAGACTCTTTCAAATACCGTTGCGATCCCCTGGCCCAGCCCGATACACATGGTCGCCAGGCCAAACTGCTTATCGTGCCGCTCCATCAGATTCAGCAGGGTTGTGCTGATCCTTGCCCCCGAGCAGCCAAGCGGGTGACCCAGCGCTATGGCTCCGCCGTTAAGATTCACCTTGTCATCCAGCTTATCCAGCAGCCCCAGATCTTTAATGCACGGCAGCGTTTGCGCGGCAAAGGCTTCATTCAGCTCAAAGATATCAATGTCGTCGATGCTCAGTCCGGCACGTTTCAATGCCAGCTGTGAGGCCGGGACCGGGCCATAGCCCATGATTGAGGGATCGCAGCCGACCACGGCCATGGAACGGATACGCGCTCGCGGTTTCAACCCCAGTTCCGCACTGCGCGACTCGCTCATCACCAGCATCGCGGCCGCGCCGTCGGACAGCGCGGAGCTGCTGCCTGCGGTGACGGTACCGTTTATCGGGTCGAATGCCGGGCGAAGAGCGGCCAGACTTTCTGCCGTGGTATCCGGACGGATGACCTCATCGAATTCGTAGCGTTTCAGGATGCCATCGGCATCGTGGCCGGAGACGGCGACAATCTCATTATTGAAATGCCCGGCCTGAGTCGCGGCCCAGGCTCGCTGATGGGAGCGTGCAGCAAACCGATCCTGCATTTCACGGCCAATTCCGTGCAGGCGAGCCAGCATTTCAGCCGTCAGGCCCATCATACCGGCGGCTTTGGCCACGCTTCGGCCCAGCCCCGGATGGAAATCTACGCCGTGGCTCATGGGCACATGGCCCATATGCTCCACGCCGCCAATCA is drawn from Erwinia sp. SLM-02 and contains these coding sequences:
- the fadA gene encoding acetyl-CoA C-acyltransferase FadA, whose translation is MEKVVIVDAIRTPMGRSKGGAFRHVRAEDLSAHLMRSLLSRNPALDAGSLDDIYWGCVQQTLEQGFNIARNAALLAEIPHRVPATTVNRLCGSSMQALHDAARAIMVGDASSCLIGGVEHMGHVPMSHGVDFHPGLGRSVAKAAGMMGLTAEMLARLHGIGREMQDRFAARSHQRAWAATQAGHFNNEIVAVSGHDADGILKRYEFDEVIRPDTTAESLAALRPAFDPINGTVTAGSSSALSDGAAAMLVMSESRSAELGLKPRARIRSMAVVGCDPSIMGYGPVPASQLALKRAGLSIDDIDIFELNEAFAAQTLPCIKDLGLLDKLDDKVNLNGGAIALGHPLGCSGARISTTLLNLMERHDKQFGLATMCIGLGQGIATVFERV
- the fre gene encoding NAD(P)H-flavin reductase translates to MTTLSCKVTSVEAITDTVYRVRMIPEADFSFRAGQYLMVVMDERDKRPFSLASTPMEKDIIELHIGASELNLYAMAVMERIQQQRQITVDIPHGDAWLREEGDRPLVLIAGGTGFSYARSILLTALSQQPDRHIAIYWGGRELKHLYDLDELNALAIKHPNLKVVPVVEQAEEGFTGRTGTVLTAVMQDYGSLADHDIYIAGRFEMAKIARERFCAERGAQEARMFGDAFAFF